In the genome of Populus trichocarpa isolate Nisqually-1 chromosome 6, P.trichocarpa_v4.1, whole genome shotgun sequence, one region contains:
- the LOC18100133 gene encoding transcription factor MYB27, whose translation MVPFITIMACQGDKLRKGSWQEEEDERLTASATLLGERKWDSIARLSGLMRSGKSCRMRWLNYLQPNLKRGHISAEEEQIIIQFHGQWGNKWARIARRLPGRTDNEIKNYWRTHMRKEIQTEEEGNFQPKVYSAKPELLYQNGDSTSAWKYSIRDYNSVDDNIGPAGSSLEHYELPSLTHMNSPYETRQYDWIPKLSNDQSQTEVHGEGNGLDWCFCDPAWNSEDSDISTLVSLGSLWDMN comes from the exons ATGGTGCCAT TCATTACAATAATGGCTTGTCAAGGAGACAAATTGCGTAAAGGGTCTTGGCAGGAGGAGGAAGATGAGCGATTAACAGCTTCTGCAACTCTTTTAGGAGAACGAAAGTGGGACTCCATAGCAAGATTATCTG GTCTGATGAGGAGCGGTAAGAGTTGCAGAATGAGGTGGCTGAACTACCTTCAACCCAATCTTAAGCGCGGTCATATAAGTGCTGAAGAAGAGCagattattattcaatttcatgGGCAATGGGGTAACAA ATGGGCAAGGATTGCTCGAAGGTTGCCCGGTAGAACTGACAATGAGATCAAGAACTACTGGAGAACTCATATGAGAAAGGAAATACAAACCGAAGAAGAAG GAAATTTTCAGCCCAAAGTTTACAGTGCCAAACCAGAGTTGCTGTATCAAAATGGCGACAGTACTAGTGCCTGGAAATATAGCATCAGAGACTACAACTCTGTTGATGATAATATCGGACCCGCAGGCTCTTCCTTGGAACATTATGAGTTACCAAGCCTGACACACATGAACTCACCATATGAGACCAGGCAATATGATTGGATTCCAAAGTTGTCCAATGATCAGAGTCAAACAGAAGTTCATGGGGAGGGTAATGGTTTAGACTGGTGTTTCTGTGATCCAGCTTGGAACTCTGAAGATAGTGACATTAGCACATTGGTCTCTTTGGGTTCTCTCTGGGATATGAATTGA
- the LOC18100134 gene encoding uncharacterized protein LOC18100134 has protein sequence MSKKGGTTPGLQKDVPWRVSTSKPIPKIHHSPILRVSQNPFCDYALSVMKHPNPIGTGLATEALVEAAGPDCIVPGQITPFRVLGLKVWPIEFDLKFMEPVGRELKLLGKFMDDAVNLMNKSFVDR, from the exons ATGTCAAAAAAAGGAGGAACAACCCCTGGGCTTCAAAAGGATGTCCCATGGAGAGTATCAACTTCAAAACCCATTCCCAAAATTCACCACTCTCCTATTCTCCGCGTCTCTCAAAACCCATTTTGCGATTATGCCCTCTCTGTCATGAAGCACCCTAATCCCATTGGAACTGGCTTAGCTACTGAAGCGCTTGTGGAAGCTGCTGGTCCTGATTGTATCGTCCCTGGCCAGATTACACCCTTTCGTGTACTTGGTCTTAag GTTTGGCCTATTGAGTTTGACTTGAAGTTTATGGAACCTGTTGGACGAGAACTTAAGTTACTTGGAAAG TTCATGGATGATGCTGTCAACCTGATGAACAAGTCATTTGTAGACCGCTAG